A window of the Drosophila simulans strain w501 chromosome 2L, Prin_Dsim_3.1, whole genome shotgun sequence genome harbors these coding sequences:
- the LOC6731314 gene encoding trafficking kinesin-binding protein milt isoform X4: MTRAYDDIEAVTRLLEEKEKDLELTVQIGKELLTQNNALEARVADLETDLKASNDDRAQLVHELHKKNELISVLTNDADDGTDTDTPTMSKSITLDLLQRKVNSLLDENKSLKCEATQLAHQTDEVEEHERQLMADISAQLNDANSQYDNLSLELERQREENRLQHEQIVNLTARLAEAEMRLHQLTQDNDEHLSLLHVTKENQNALALELVEFKQRYEEVLALLHSAQDQLKQQRKRSQPQARSSFLGGLGTSGAGMGGLFPPDSLHCELMESSLYSENSLDSGISGDSQRSADRISRMMMHMPSGGMSSSTMGGSVYAGAGNVPPYKRVFDTVRCAGKSGNYMDSGNVSMTQLGAMSMSSSSGPRMASMAYPAGSYYRGGSNQSLGVKTLSSESLNSQSDDGYPAQPSGVPGAPGAKELEAALKRLTPAEVLARRAMLSYAPAGTYNYDEPMGHGTGNVRNSDLPLGVRTPDSIMSTGSSGMSGSTNHMSASMTHQWRLPEKLQIIKPMEGSQTLHHWSRLATPTLSGLLDERPGVTIRGGRGLDDLGMQIYTLSDVEEDVSDDLPGKQFEAPGCTFTYTNSMVMHPDDGFVNDLSFLSQSQMSSRMASTSTSRQPSCPATPRAGLSRKNSCSTFSVNLGLAGMLNERGIKAVTPSALNTPAGPNFSPTVTPCNSPEGSPPRAQSPEPLFGLLSSGADLIRRKIVGDQHQQQQQKQRSSLSKQQQQKIMLSHLERRALRSLNLIEKVESIGLENIISAQRGLGSGIANRSSSPLSSGSLQSLHTSSNSIVDDIHFDRAQIKGVLHRGLKSPTPATASTSAAAAAAGPGISTSSSTSAYNSDDSDDQGLVMKIKPSKSATPTTTGAAQSQPSAGTTSNGTASETRLKQMQRQKSRRQLKNGMANQRPDLGTISGAGGGGRVRPDLGKVADSGSSKLSTKRSEAKPAEEEEATPQTITQAFVGSVSSLLFGRKGGWL, from the exons ATGACTCGGGCGTACGATGACATTGAGGCCGTGACGCGActgctggaggagaaggaaaaggaccTAGAGCTGACCGTGCAGATTGGCAAGGAGCTGCTCACCCAGAACAATGCACTCGAGGCACGGGTCGCGGATCTGGAAACCGATCTCAAGGCCTCCAACGACGATCGTGCTCAGCTGGTCCACGAGCTGCACAAGAAGAACGAGCTCATCTCTGTGCTTACCAACGATGCAGACGATGGCACAGATACTG ACACTCCCACCATGTCGAAGTCTATAACTTTGGATCTACTGCAGCGCAAGGTCAACTCCCTGCTCGACGAGAACAAGTCTCTGAAGTGCGAGGCCACCCAACTGGCCCACCAGACGGACGAGGTGGAGGAGCACGAGCGCCAGCTGATGGCCGATATCAGTGCTCAGCTAAACGATGCCAACTCGCAGTACGACAACCTAAGTTTGGAGTTGGAACGGCAGCGTGAGGAAAACCGGCTGCAACATGAGCAGATCGTGAACCTGACCGCTCGCCTGGCGGAGGCGGAAATGCGGCTACACCAACTGACGCAAGACAACGACGAACATCTCTCGCTGCTGCACGTGAcgaaagaaaaccaaaatgcTTTGGCCCTGGAACTGGTGGAGTTCAAGCAGCGCTACGAAGAGGTGCTCGCTCTGCTGCACTCTGCTCAGGATCAGCTGAAGCAGCAGCGAAAGCGGTCGCAGCCACAGGCCAGGAGCTCCTTCCTCGGCGGCCTTGGAACAAGTGGCGCTGGCATGGGCGGTCTTTTCCCGCCGGATTCACTGCACTGTGAGCTTATGGAGTCTTCACTGTACTCAGAGAATAGCCTAGACTCTGGCATATCCGGCGACAGCCAGCGATCAGCGGACCGCATTAGCCGCATGATGATGCACATGCCGTCCGGCGGCATGAGCTCGTCGACCATGGGAGGTAGCGTGTATGCGGGAGCTGGCAATGTGCCGCCTTACAAGCGGGTATTCGACACAGTGCGATGTGCCGGCAAGAGCGGCAACTACATGGACAGCGGCAACGTGTCGATGACCCAACTGGGAGCTATGTCGATGAGCAGCTCTTCGGGGCCGCGCATGGCTTCGATGGCGTATCCAGCGGGCTCCTACTATCGTGGCGGTAGCAATCAGTCTCTGGGAGTTAAAACTCTGTCAAGCGAGAGTCTCAACTCCCAGTCGGATGACGGTTATCCAGCCCAGCCCTCTGGTGTGCCAGGAGCGCCCGGcgccaaggagctggaggcGGCTCTCAAGAGGCTGACGCCGGCTGAGGTCTTGGCTCGCCGTGCTATGTTGTCCTATGCTCCGGCTGGAACCTATAACTACGACGAACCAATGGGTCACGGTACAGGTAATGTTCGAAACTCGGATCTACCGCTGGGTGTGCGCACGCCGGACAGTATCATGTCCACCGGCTCGTCGGGAATGTCGGGCTCCACAAATCACATGTCCGCCTCGATGACGCATCAGTGGCGCCTACCCGAGAAGTTGCAGATCATCAAACCCATGGAGGGATCGCAGACATTGCACCATTGGTCGCgcttggccacgcccacgctcAGTGGACTGCTGGACGAGCGTCCCGGCGTGACGATCCGTGGTGGACGTGGTCTGGACGATCTGGGAATGCAAATCTACACGCTGTCGGACGTAGAGGAGGACGTTAGCGATGATCTGCCAGGCAAACAGTTCGAAGCACCGGGCTGCACGTTCACCTACACCAACAGCATGGTCATGCATCCGGACGATGGATTCGTAAACGATCTGTCATTCCTCTCGCAGTCGCAGATGTCGTCCCGAATGGCCTCCACGTCGACATCAAGGCAACCCAG TTGTCCTGCCACGCCTCGCGCTGGACTATCGCGCAAAAATTCCTGCTCCACATTTTCGGTGAACCTCGGACTCGCTGGAATGCTGAATGAGAGGGGCATCAAGGCGGTGACGCCCAGTGCCCTCAACACGCCCGCCGGTCCCAACTTTTCGCCCACGGTGACGCCATGCAACAGTCCGGAGGGATCACCTCCACGTGCCCAGTCGCCCGAGCCGCTCTTTGGACTGCTCTCGTCTGGTGCAGATTTGATACGACGCAAAATCGTAGGcgatcagcatcagcagcagcaacagaagcaaAGGAGCAGCCTtagcaagcagcagcagcagaagatcATGCTGTCGCACCTGGAAAGACGTGCCCTGCGATCGCTGAACCTAATTGAGAAGGTGGAGAGCATTGGACTGGAGAACATAATAAGCGCACAGAGAGGCCTTGGCTCAGGAATCGCGAACCGCAGCAGCTCGCCCCTGAGCAGTGGCAGCCTACAGAGTCTccacaccagcagcaacagcattgTGGACGACATACACTTCGATCGGGCACAGATCAAGGGTGTCCTGCATCGAGGCCTGAAGTCGCCCACGCCCGCAACAGCATCAACATCAgcagctgcggcggctgcaggGCCAGGTATCTCGACGAGCAGCAGCACGAGCGCTTACAATAGCGATGACAGCGACGACCAGGGCTTGGTAATGAAGATCAAACCGTCGAAGAGCGCGACACCCAcaacaacaggagcagcaCAAAGTCAGCCAAGCGCTGGGACGACATCCAACGGCACGGCGAGCGAAACGCGACTGAAGCAGATGCAGCGCCAGAAATCGCGCAGGCAGCTAAAGAACGGAATGGCCAACCAGAGGCCTGATCTGGGCACAATTTCTGGCGCCGGAGGAGGCGGACGGGTGCGTCCGGATCTGGGAAAGGTAGccgacagcggcagcagcaagcTCAGCACCAAGCGAAGCGAGGCTAAGCCTGCGGAGGAGGAAGAGGCGACACCACAGACCATCACACAGGCGTTTGTGGGTTCAGTTAGTTCCTTGCTTTTTGGCCGCAAGGGCGGTTGGCTGTAA